The following DNA comes from Ptychodera flava strain L36383 chromosome 23 unlocalized genomic scaffold, AS_Pfla_20210202 Scaffold_24__1_contigs__length_23054250_pilon, whole genome shotgun sequence.
CTCTATATAATTACAaatagtgtaaaataaatagacATTTATTTCATAAGCTACCAGACAGCGTTTGTAGATACTACAGGGTGCCATTTCTTTCCATTGTGTCGTGAGAGGCATTCATATAGATGATTTTGGTGTGAAATGAAAGTGTTTTGGTAGCTTTCTATGTTTTCTGTTGTAGTTCCTCTATATCCGCATTGCAAACACCGCACTCTAAAAATCTCCGGCGCAGGCTCACGATTGACTGGACAGACAATGTAAAGAGAGGCATTAACGCCGATCTAATATTATTTCAAAGAAGGTCAATGTAGATTTATTTACCTGACAAGTCAGTATTTTGGTCGTCATAACGCTCACTTTTCACAGACATAACCGTACTTTAATCTGCATTTTCTGTCGCTCCATCGCCCTCTATAATTACCGGTACCCCACAGGCATACACAGTCCTGGTTGCCAAAATTGTTGTTAGGCTCCCCGGGCGCCCACTTGTAGTACTCCACCTGAGATAGAAATGGCGGATATTAATAGATTTTGTTCTGTCGGTCAGGGACATTTTTTCAGGCAATCATTGTCAAACGCCTGCAACAGTAAGGGAGGATCCAATTCAGCATGATCGCTcgataaactgaaaaaaacagcCATCGGCTTTTGAAATTCGATTGGTAGATAGGCAATTTTTCTCACTATTTTGTTTCCCTATGTATGGCAAAATGATCACTGTTTACCGATCCCGTTTTTCATACTATGATTATAGTATCTATACGAATTTTCGTAGAACTTTCAGGGCTGACATAGATTTATATATAAATCCGATCTTCCTCAATAGCGTTCAAATTACCAGTAGTACCTTTTTAAGAACACTTTTTACACAGCATAATTTATTCAGATTATGATATAATTGTCTGGTCTACTTACTTTGAAAATGTAGTACGTATGGCTGACATGTCAAAATGAAATCTGAGGCGTGATATATTTCAAATCCATACAGAAATCTACCGTGACCGAAAAAACGATGCTATTCCCCTTCATATTGTAATTCCTTCTTCAGATTAGAGATTTGACCTAAACACTCAATATTTAAGCTTCGCGCTCCGGATTTTAACAACTCTCTTTAGGTTTGCAGCTACGTTTTGCAGAATTGACCTACGCTCTGCCTATTCGACCTACGCTCTCAAGATTTCAGTTACTCTCTTCAGATTTGACCTAAGCTCTGCGGAATCGACCCACGCTCTACAGATTTTACCTACGCTCTAAAGTTTTGCACGGGTGTAAACTTTGTATCATCCTTATCCTCACCCCTAACTTCAAGTGACCTTTATAGCTGAAGCTtaaaatgacgctactcagcgtcagcttcagcgtcaGATGCCATGAAATCAGATGTAACTCTACCCGGTGAAGGATAAAAGATAACATTAAACCAATACATTCTTTCAGAATGTTCTTATTGGTTTTTACAGTGGATTCGCAAGTTATATTTTATAAGCAGAATATCCAATTAAGACTCATCATTGCTAGTGCTTGTAATTTTTAGTCCTTGGAACCATGATTCGTGACAGTGCTTACTGGTGTCTTGGAAACTCATGTGTTTAGAAGtctgaaatgtgtaaaaatcgccaccatcAAAGGTCTATGAAAACGCTATGTTATGTAGAATATATAAGAAATCATTTGCTTTAATAACAATGACTTACGACCTAAATAGTTGATGTAATTTATATTGCTAGGAACAATATCAAGCATGCAGCGGTCGAACTTAAAACTAAGAATGTTATATTGTTAGTCGGACATTGATGTAAGAAGttatcaaatattataaaaCACAAGAGTCACAGtgttttcattgatatttaAAGATGCAAAACTTTGAGTACATTTTAAACCATCCGCTTTTTCACATCATTCCATCGGACACATCGGGGATAATCGCTGCAGCGTCACACTAAGAATCATTATAGCCTGCCCCtggagctaaatattaggatgGCGTTTACTTTACGCTCTTAAGAGACGCTCCAATTTGACAAGTGAAGGTCAAATCTGGAGAGCGTAGGTCGAATCTGCGTCGTTCTTACCTGAAGAAGGAAATTACGGTCTGAACAGCGCTGGCctcgttttcggccacggtaaTAATCATACATAGCTACattaattatttcaaaaaattgtaatcCAAGTGTTGAGTTAATTCCTTTTTGGAACAATGCAActaatttgtattttgtttgttgacTTTTCTATGATTGAAGAATCAAATAAAACGGTTTTCAGGAAATTAACGTAATTTTCTCTTCTGCACACAACATAAAAATAACCACAAGCTGTTGAATCGACACGATCGACGCGGTTTTATTAGATGTCATGTTACGGCATATCTTCACCAACACACGTCCTACCTCAACTGAAAGCATCGCATCATCATGCGACTTATTAAAACTTTACCTCTAAAGATTGATAGATAGAGGGTAAGTTGTAAAGAGGTAAACCTTGAATTCCATGAGCTGATGTTTATGTCTCTTAAACACTCATTACCTTTTCACCACTGTCCCATCGATAAATGCCTTCGCGTCCCTTGTCATTTAAACCAATCCACGGTAGCGATTTCGCTTCAGCAACGACATCTGAAAACGAGCTCAAGTCAAGAGATAGTAAAAACACGCACTGCACGCAAGGAGATACGGGAAACTTAATAACAAAGGCACAGTTAATAAGTTATACTTATCAAAAGTCGCTTACAATTGCTGAATAAAACAATGTAAAgtgaaatgttaaaatgttaATGGCTCTGACATGAGAAATAAAGtggcaatttttttgtttcgATAGAGGGCTACATAGAAATCAACGTTGTTTTTCAAAAGGCCGAAGAAGCTATAATAACAATCAATACTTAACAGACTGTACACAACATATTGCGTGCCAAATCAACTATATTTCCCTCCTGTTCTCATGTATGCATCATATGCAtagaatttgcataacaataaatcaGGCAAATGAGAGTAAGGTTCTCCTTACCTCGAACGAATGCGTCTTCTACGGCATCATTAAGGGTGGCAAGCTTCCCTCCGTGAACTCGGCATTTTGTTTTGGCCTCACTCCATGTGTACCGGTTGTCATGGTAGAAGAAGAAACAACTTCTCTTAGAAGAGGAAATGCCATGGTAGATGCATCGCCACTGGGAACCTTGGGTAAAAGTTGGAGATGAAAAAGGAGACTTTTCTTATATACGTCTTCCATCtcgttaaagggacaaagtcgcccatttttcatgaattttgtttgatacgagatacaacttatattgtttgacatgatgaatgggtgaccatgtatatatatttgacCCAGGTTtttgacacgatacatgaaGCCATCGCAAAAATgtattaatggtcatgaccattaattcattttcgccatggtttcatttattttgtctaaaaccggggtcgaatatatgcatggtcacccgtttattcagtatctttcaacatgtaaaaacaatataagttgtatttcctatcaaacaaaattcatgaaaaaatgggcgaTTTTGTCTCTTTAACATGTGAAGCTACGATTCAGTGAGAGGTTTTCCAGGGACGGAAAAAAGCGACGTAGTGGATGTTTAATCGAAAATCGTCGACAACgataaaatacatcaaatttcTGTGGAAGCTTTTCTTCATACAAACTAATGCATAGATAGCAATATAGTTATTGTAAAATAAGCCTTTTTCTACACTGATCCTATATGTATCCtctattaaaattaaaaaggtGACAAAGCCTACAACTTACTCTGCAATGAAGCCAGGTTCTTAAAATCCTCTGGATCTTCGCTTATTGCATCAACTGCCTCTCCGTCATCGGTTTTCTCGTAGACTTGATCCCCATTGTCGAAATCACGGCTGTCATCTGCGAAAGATCTGAGTTCGCCGAGAAAACAGCCCGCGACAAAGAAAAGAGTCACGTTTAACATCAATCGTTGCACCATTTTGATGATCTAGAGGAGCCTAGAATGTCCAACGGTGAAATATTTCTGCTTCAACACTGACGTCGTGTAGgcttatatatttttaaaaagtcacCTAATGTTATCGTTTGAATCGCTCCAATGGAGCGTAATTAATTTCACTTAATTAAGGCGTATGCCAAAGTTTGGTTTTAGTTTTTACAGTGAGCAATATTCATCAGGAACGAATTGCGATGGTGATAAATAGTCGCCATGATAGCTTGTACTCAAGACAAACTCTACACATATTTGTGAAGTGTAAAAATCTTTAAGTTACCTTGTATAGGAAAGAGGGTTTTGTCGTATATTTACTTTATCAACTTTTTGTTGCCAGCCATGTGATCGTTAAACAAATGCCTCCAACAAGTTAGatcaataccaaataccaaataccaaatgcCTTAATTGATGGCGTGGAATAACTCAATTGGAAAGTAATACTTTGTAATCCACATTTCTGTTCACCCTATTCAAGGtatacaaaaacaaatgacattAGCAAAAAAGACGCACTAGTCGCGTTTCCCTAGTGCCATACAGGACACAGATTTTCGACATGACTATTTTATCAACCAGCATCCCATTACGTACaagcaaagaaacaaacatCTCGTGAAGGTCGGGGCTATTTTTCACTCAAGCTACCTTCGTGAGTCACGAACCTTGAAGTGAAtctaaacaaatatttaatcTTATAGCACGCCATTGCCAGAACAAGTCATCTGACTTGACAAGACCTTACAAGTTATCGACAGTCTTTCTGAAAAGCGTAGAATGTTGCCAAAAACATAAATTACAATAATGAAACAATTGTGCAATACTGATCTGCTCACTTTGACGTTAACTTTAAATTCCAAAGCTGATCTTAGACGAACGCTTATTCACCGTGACACTAACTTTGTTTGGTGTTTATTTTCTTACCTACATAAGATTCCTTACGAGAAAGAAAACATCTAATCATACCTTTAAAACTTAAACATAGAGCAGATTTGACCTACCCTCTCCAATTTTGGATGGGCATAATTTTTCGTCATCCTTATCCTCACCCTCAACTTCAAGTGACCTTTGTATATGACCCTAAAAATGACCCTACTCAGCGTCAGCGTCAACATCATTTCCGAAGAAAACTAAAATAACTACCTGGTGAGTGATGAAAGATAATATAAACCCAAAAATTCCCTTCAGATTGTTCTTAATGATTTTTGCAATGGCTTCGcaagtaatatttttattagcAGAATCTCCCACAAAGACTTCTTTTTTGTGGTAGTTGTGATTTTCAGTCTATAGTCCTTCCACTTTTTAGTGATTGTGAAACAAATGCCTCCAAGAATTTAGATCTGGTgcgcatgaaatgtaaattgtaattgtaaaatgtaaagCGTACAATtaattgtaaaatgtatttCCCTATTTCCAAAACGACAGGACTTCACTGCTTGCAAATATTTAATGTGTGGCTTGGTGGCGCAGAAAGAATTGCACAATAACAGTTTGCAATAGACAATTCCTACACATCCAAATCAAGGTGTAAATAACAAAAGGCATCGGCAAAAGAGATATTTAGCAGTTACTATTGCGTTTAACTTGTGCCTTACACGAGACAAATTTTAGACATTACAATTTTCATTAACCGTCCCTTAGCGTGCAAACAAGCAAACATTTCGTGCAAGTATTTTGAAGCTCGAAGTCGGGGCTATTTTTTCACTCAACCTACATTCGTAAGTAACGAACCTTGAAGTGAATTACTGGAACGAAACAAATATTTAGTCGTATAGCACGCTATTGCCAAAACAAGTCACGTGGATTGGCATGACATTACAATTCATCAGCAGCCTTTATGAAAAGTTTAGAATGCTGTACAAAACGTCAATCGCAATAGTGTCATAGTTGTGCAATATTGATTTGCTCACTTTAACGTTTGCTATGAAAAGTTCCAAAGCTGATCCTAGACGATCGCTTATTCACCATGATTCTAACTTTGTTTGGTGTTTTTTCTCACCACATAAGATTCCGTGCGAGAAAGAAAATAACTAATGATATCTGTTAAACTTAAACATCGTACAGATTTGACCTACGTTCTTCAGTTTTGAACGGGCGTAAACTCACTTTTATTTGTCAGCTTTACCCTGAAGAAGTCAACTTGTGTGTTACCTAAACGTCGGTATTTTTTAAATAGAGATCATTAGAAGACAAAGAGTACTCGTTGAACTGCCTCCTCTATAAAATTATCTTTGTGCTATCCTTATCCTCACCCTCAACTTCAAGTGACCTTTGTATCTGACGCTGAAAATGACCCTACTCAGCGTCAGATTCTGCGTCATGTCCGAAAAGAAACCAGGTGTAACTTTACCCGATGAGTGATGAAAGATAACATTCTGCCGAAACTTTCTTTCAGTGTGTTCTTACTGATTTGTACAATAGGTTCGCAAGTAAGGGTTTTTAACACTATAAGCCATAAAGACTCATTTTGGTAATGTTTATAATTTTTAGTCCATGATCCATgacatatttgtgaaatagttAAAATCTTGAAGTTACTTAGCAATGGAAAGAAGGTTTGGTCGTATATGTACTTTATCCACTTTTCGGTGCCAGCCATGTCATTGTGAGACAAATGCCCCCAACAATTTAAATCAGGTGCAAATGAAATAAGAACTGTAATTGTAACATCATGTAGCATACTGTGTATTtacaaaaagcagagaatctaaagtttagtatggtagcaatagtttactcgaagaatTGAGGGGTGTACTCGTTGGGTAAAAAACGCCAATTTGTATTACCTCATaacaattaatttaagtcaagaacttgacactattttctgaaatgcaatatttcacttgaaagaagagtatatgtaaaaaatactattttaTCTTGCAGTATCCATCCTCATTCTTAAATTGCACGGCTGGAatgactgacattcaaaaattcCTCTTATTCAGAATTTATGAACTTAATTGCTTAAaaaagttgttttgttatattgcatttcaagaacataatgtgaacatTTGTGacaatttgacccagccagagtggaatTAAATTCTACAGAAGCTAGGAAATCCGgtgattttcattcatttgcgTAGATTATCACTTCTTTATCACTCAGCTTAGGACAGCTTGAtcagctaaaaggtgaaccttaACCAATATCTTAATATATTAATAATGGgttaaaaatttattaaaattgaatgactATTTGAAATAACAGTTTCCAAGCGGCATTTCTcatttcttcacaaaatttaaggtgtacaaaaataaaatttagcaTAGTAGTTGCATTTCCCAAGTGTCATAGAGAAGACAAATTTTCGGCACGACTATTTTGTCAACCATCCCATAGcgtgcaaacaaacaaaaatctcGTGCAAGTATATCGTAGCT
Coding sequences within:
- the LOC139124601 gene encoding C-type lectin lectoxin-Lio2-like, whose protein sequence is MVQRLMLNVTLFFVAGCFLGELRSFADDSRDFDNGDQVYEKTDDGEAVDAISEDPEDFKNLASLQSSQWRCIYHGISSSKRSCFFFYHDNRYTWSEAKTKCRVHGGKLATLNDAVEDAFVRDVVAEAKSLPWIGLNDKGREGIYRWDSGEKVEYYKWAPGEPNNNFGNQDCVCLWGTGNYRGRWSDRKCRLKYGYVCEK